The DNA sequence CAGGTTCAAACCTGGCCCAGTAAAATGGAAGGGTAGCTGAGTTAAATACATCTAAGTACAGTTCTAGTTTTTCTTCTAAAAATGCGAGTCTTTCGGCTGGTACACTTTTGTTTGCGACTTCAACGGCATCAAATGCACCACATCCAAATAAGAATTTGTGGTTCGTTAATGTGAGGTGTACATTCTTTCCTGATATAGGATTTCCTGAAGCATCAACAAGTTTGATAGTCTTGCTTGCCTTACGGTGTGCCCATTCATTTAATTGTCCCAAGTGTGTTCCCTCCATATATAGTAGTGAAAGAGAGCGCTTTCACGCTTCTTTTTTTATTTTACCAAACTTTGTTCATTCAAGTAACTAACTAAGTTTCTTATTTTGCTATTTTTGTAGTAAGATAGTATTGTAAGTGTTCTCATTTTCGCTTATAGCATGACGATTTTTTATCATAAGGTTCATCATATAGAATATGGATTACAGATGCCCTTATTAGAGTTTGAATAATTATTGTTCAACATGAAAGGACCGACAACATGCCTGAAGAACAAGCAAAAACAAAAACGAATACGGTCGCCAAGCTTTCCTTATTTGCGATTACGTGGCCCATTTTTATCGAAGTTTTTTTACAAACATTAATGAAATTCTCGGACGTCTTTATGCTCAGTTTTGTTTCCGATGAAGCTGTTGCGGCAATCGGCGTAGTAAACCAAGTGTTAATGTTTATGTTTGTCTTATTTAGCTTTACCGCGATGGGTGCGGGGGTCGTCGTTGCTCAGTATGTCGGAGCCAAACAACCAAAGGCTGTTTCGATTACAGCCGCTAATGCAATTACGATTAATCTTTTGTTTGGTATTTTTATCAGTGTTATCGTCGTTGTGTTCCGTCATCCTTTCTTAAGCTTATTTAACTTAGACCCAACGTTACTGGCCTATGCCGACATTTATATGATTATTGTCGGTGGAACCCTATTTACGCAAGCTATGATTTTAACGATATTCTCCATTCTTCAAGCGACGGGTGCGACAAAAGACGTGATGTATGTTGCCCTTGGGATGAACGTGCTAAATATTCTAGGAAACTATGTATTTATCTTTGGTGCGCTTGGCTTCCCTCAGTTAGGAGTTACTGGTGTTGCGATTGCAACCGCAGTATGTCGCGTACTTGCTGTTGTTGCGTTGTTTTGGATGTTCTATCGTCGTATTGAAGTAAGAGTGAAATTCAAAGACTACATTCAACTAAAAAAAGAATATGTTAAAAAAATTATGGGGATCGGTGTACCATCAGCTGGGGAACATCTTTCTTATAATACAAGTCAAATGACCGTTCTCGTATTTATTACGATGCTAGGGACTACCGCTTTAGCGACGAGAATTTACGCACAAAACATTTTAATGCTTATGGTTGTCTTTTCGATGTCAATGTCCAAGGGAATGCAAATTTACATCGGACAGCTCGTGGGGGCAGGCCTGCTGGATTTAGCGTATAAAAAGATGTATCAAGGATTGAAAGTTGCTCTTGTCGTAGCGGTTGTGTTCGGGACAACACTAGCTCTGACCGGTGAGCATTTGTTTCGAATCTTTACAGACGACCCAGATGTCATTGCCTTAGGTGCCGTTATCCTTATTATCGGTGCTCTTCTTGAACCTGGTCGAACAGGAAACCTAGTCATTATCTCCTCCCTCCGAGCGACAGGTGATGCGAAGTTTCCAGTGTTTATCGGTATTTTGTCAATGTGGGGAATTAGTGTACCTTTAGCCTATGTACTTGGGATAACGCTCGGCTTTGGCCTTATCGGGGTATGGATTGCATTTATGATTGATGAATGGCTACGAGCCATCATCATGTTCTTCCGCTGGAAGAGTCAAAAATGGCGTGGCAAAGTATTGGTAAAGCCAACAGAAGAAGCCAAAGGCGCATGATTCGGTTCGGGTGGTGCCAGGCACCACCCGAAAAAGGGGGAAATTAAATGAAATGTGTCGGAATTTGGGTAGTTTCACTGTTAATCGTTGTTTTAGTAGTTGGAGTAACCCCTTTACAAACTGAAGCTTTGTCGTGTAATTATCTCAGCATTGAAGAAGAACTTGAAAAATCTGATCTTGTTTTTAAAGGAAAAGTGGTAAGAGTAGGGGACGGGTATGTTAATCAAAAGTATACTTTTGATGTCAAGAAGGTGTGGAAGGGTGACCATAACATTGGTGAAGAACTTGTCCTAGACAAAGGATTCATCAACTTTAATGAAGGTGTTGAGTACATCGTTTTTGCTCAAAACATTTTTGATAATCAATACTTTGTCACACCCACACTTTGTGGCAACACAAATGAAGCTTCCTTTTCCCTGGAATGGAAGTTAGGCAGCCCGACTCAAGGAATGCATATGTTAACGCCATGGCTAATCTCTTTAGGAATTGGATGTATTGTATTCATTATTTACGTCATAAAACGAAAACGAAAAAGATCATAGAGTAATCGGGTGGTGCCTGGCACCACCCGATTCTTGTGCTTGGTAGGGTTTAGAAGATATGCTTGTGAATCGGTAGCAAAAAGAAAGAATATAATGCTTTTTTCTTCTAGATATTCCACGTTATTGTCAATAAATATAATTTCTTCAGTTTCTCCTCCGAATTGCATCAC is a window from the Bacillus alkalicellulosilyticus genome containing:
- a CDS encoding MATE family efflux transporter, whose product is MPEEQAKTKTNTVAKLSLFAITWPIFIEVFLQTLMKFSDVFMLSFVSDEAVAAIGVVNQVLMFMFVLFSFTAMGAGVVVAQYVGAKQPKAVSITAANAITINLLFGIFISVIVVVFRHPFLSLFNLDPTLLAYADIYMIIVGGTLFTQAMILTIFSILQATGATKDVMYVALGMNVLNILGNYVFIFGALGFPQLGVTGVAIATAVCRVLAVVALFWMFYRRIEVRVKFKDYIQLKKEYVKKIMGIGVPSAGEHLSYNTSQMTVLVFITMLGTTALATRIYAQNILMLMVVFSMSMSKGMQIYIGQLVGAGLLDLAYKKMYQGLKVALVVAVVFGTTLALTGEHLFRIFTDDPDVIALGAVILIIGALLEPGRTGNLVIISSLRATGDAKFPVFIGILSMWGISVPLAYVLGITLGFGLIGVWIAFMIDEWLRAIIMFFRWKSQKWRGKVLVKPTEEAKGA